One genomic segment of Bradyrhizobium diazoefficiens includes these proteins:
- a CDS encoding HpcH/HpaI aldolase/citrate lyase family protein: MRSMLFVPGDSPRKFEKASEGKADALIIDLEDSVVVEKKPEARTLTLAMLKSRPGPHQLYVRVNALDTGMTLADLAAVMPGKPDGIVLPKSQGGDDVRQVGAWLEALEAANGITIGATRIVCVATETASSIFGLGSYNGCSPRLAGLMWGAEDLSASLGATEKASGGVFHSPYRLARDLCLMAAAAAEVAPIDTVYTDIDNLAGLEQETRAARRDGFSAKALIHPKHVEIVNAAFEPTDAERNWAEKVIAAFATNPNSGTLRLDGQMIDRPHLRAAKKILGQT, translated from the coding sequence ATGCGATCCATGCTGTTCGTGCCGGGCGATTCCCCGCGCAAATTCGAGAAGGCGAGCGAGGGCAAGGCCGATGCGCTGATCATCGACCTCGAGGATTCCGTCGTCGTCGAGAAGAAGCCGGAGGCGCGCACCCTGACCCTGGCGATGCTGAAGAGCCGTCCCGGTCCGCACCAGCTCTATGTCCGCGTCAACGCGCTCGACACCGGCATGACGCTCGCCGATCTTGCCGCGGTGATGCCGGGCAAGCCCGACGGCATCGTGCTGCCGAAATCGCAAGGCGGCGACGACGTGCGGCAGGTCGGGGCCTGGCTCGAAGCCCTGGAGGCTGCGAACGGCATCACGATCGGCGCGACGCGCATCGTCTGCGTCGCGACCGAAACCGCAAGCTCGATCTTCGGCCTCGGCAGCTACAACGGCTGCTCGCCTCGCCTCGCCGGCCTGATGTGGGGCGCGGAAGATCTCTCGGCCTCGCTCGGCGCTACCGAGAAAGCGAGCGGCGGCGTGTTCCACAGCCCCTATCGTCTCGCACGCGATCTCTGCCTGATGGCGGCGGCAGCAGCCGAGGTCGCGCCGATCGACACCGTTTACACTGACATCGACAATTTGGCCGGGCTCGAGCAGGAGACACGCGCAGCGCGCCGCGACGGGTTCTCGGCGAAGGCGCTGATCCATCCCAAGCATGTCGAGATCGTCAACGCGGCGTTCGAGCCGACCGACGCCGAACGCAACTGGGCGGAGAAAGTCATCGCGGCATTCGCGACAAATCCGAATTCCGGCACGCTGCGGCTCGACGGCCAGATGATCGACAGGCCGCATCTTCGCGCCGCGAAGAAGATCCTCGGCCAAACTTAA
- a CDS encoding MaoC family dehydratase has product MAGLYFEDFSVGQEFRHPLSRTVTEMDNTMFSLLTLNPQPLHIDAHFAEKTEFGQRIFNSLYTLGIMIGMTVYDTTLGTTVANLGMTDVTFPKPVFHGDTLRATTKVLSVRDSKSRPKAGIVEFEHHALNQNDEIVGKCRRMAMMHKRPV; this is encoded by the coding sequence ATGGCCGGACTTTATTTCGAAGACTTTTCCGTGGGCCAGGAGTTCAGGCATCCGCTGAGCCGGACCGTCACGGAGATGGATAACACCATGTTCAGCCTGCTGACGCTGAACCCGCAGCCGCTGCATATCGACGCGCATTTCGCCGAAAAGACCGAGTTCGGCCAGCGCATTTTCAACAGCCTTTACACCCTCGGCATCATGATCGGCATGACGGTCTATGATACGACCCTGGGCACCACCGTCGCCAATCTCGGCATGACGGACGTCACCTTTCCAAAGCCTGTCTTCCATGGCGATACGTTGCGGGCGACGACAAAGGTGCTCTCGGTGCGGGACTCCAAATCGCGGCCCAAAGCCGGGATCGTCGAGTTCGAGCATCATGCTCTGAACCAGAATGACGAGATCGTCGGCAAATGCCGCCGCATGGCGATGATGCACAAGAGGCCGGTCTGA